In the Aromatoleum bremense genome, one interval contains:
- a CDS encoding GDP-mannose 4,6-dehydratase, with translation MRVLVTGIQGFTGRYVRSEFEAAGWQVFGTGVHEDPGDGQYRRVDLADLAGLRDVISELRPDAVVHLAGIAFVGHGDADAFYRVNLIGTHNLLAALAASGVRPDCVLLASSANVYGNATEGLLAESSPPNPANDYAVSKLAMEFMARLWMNKLPIVIVRPFNYTGAGQADSFLLPKIVAHFRRRAEVIELGNLDVWRDFSDVRAVVHAYRRLIELRPAGEIVNICSGRSYSLREVLAMAEKISGHRIRVTVNPAFVRANEVKTLCGDLSKLRSLIGAWETPPLDETLRWMLDAH, from the coding sequence ATGCGCGTTTTGGTGACCGGTATTCAGGGATTTACTGGCCGTTACGTACGGAGTGAGTTCGAAGCTGCCGGATGGCAAGTTTTCGGCACTGGAGTCCATGAAGACCCGGGTGACGGGCAGTATCGGCGGGTGGACCTCGCGGATCTGGCCGGATTGCGCGACGTGATCAGCGAACTGAGGCCCGATGCGGTTGTGCATCTCGCGGGGATCGCTTTCGTCGGACATGGCGACGCCGATGCCTTTTATCGGGTAAATCTGATAGGGACGCATAACCTGCTGGCGGCCCTTGCCGCTTCGGGTGTGCGGCCGGACTGCGTGCTCTTGGCGAGCAGCGCCAATGTGTATGGGAATGCGACGGAAGGGCTGCTGGCCGAGTCGAGTCCGCCCAACCCCGCCAACGATTACGCGGTGAGCAAGCTGGCGATGGAGTTCATGGCGCGTCTATGGATGAACAAGCTGCCGATCGTCATCGTACGGCCGTTCAATTACACGGGGGCCGGTCAGGCGGATTCGTTTCTGTTACCGAAGATCGTCGCGCACTTTCGTCGCCGTGCAGAAGTCATCGAGTTGGGAAATCTGGATGTGTGGCGCGATTTCTCGGATGTGCGCGCGGTTGTCCATGCTTATCGGCGACTCATCGAGCTGCGGCCGGCAGGGGAAATCGTGAACATATGTTCCGGTCGCAGCTATTCGCTGCGGGAAGTGCTGGCAATGGCGGAGAAGATTTCCGGACACCGGATTCGCGTGACGGTGAATCCTGCCTTTGTTCGCGCGAACGAGGTGAAGACCTTGTGCGGGGATCTGTCGAAGTTGCGCTCCCTGATCGGGGCATGGGAGACGCCGCCGCTCGACGAAACGCTTCGCTGGATGCTGGATGCTCACTGA
- a CDS encoding glycosyltransferase family 4 protein codes for MLTEAMRIGFGVTALANGMDGNGVDGIGNVTRELMLRLARQSDLNIVPYVYAEQPPASMPNASGVGRFGPQALFALAAGRPFPEMQRRLCERVDLVHATDHFVPRLRDVPVLATLMDAIPLAHPEWVSYRFKRLKNELWRRSVRWADHLVTISDFSRQEIVRWFGVAEERVSVVPLGVDGRWFERPTAEARDRVRRAYCLPDRFFVFIGTLQPRKNLELLIAAHGALPIGTRHELPLIVIGRNGWGCNALVARLRAGEHAQVRWLEYVADEDLPALLGLASVMVFPSLYEGFGLPVLEAFAAGVPVIASTASAVPEVAGDAALLVDSFAVTDWRDAMLALAGASSLSNTLRERGRLRARTFSWEQTASGMRAIYERML; via the coding sequence ATGCTCACTGAGGCGATGCGAATCGGCTTCGGTGTCACCGCGCTCGCAAACGGGATGGATGGGAACGGCGTAGATGGTATTGGCAACGTCACGCGCGAGCTGATGCTGCGCCTCGCCCGGCAGTCCGACTTGAATATCGTGCCGTATGTTTACGCTGAGCAGCCGCCGGCGTCGATGCCGAATGCGTCGGGTGTCGGCAGGTTCGGGCCACAGGCGTTGTTCGCGCTGGCGGCGGGACGCCCGTTTCCGGAAATGCAGAGGCGGCTGTGCGAACGGGTCGACCTGGTGCATGCGACTGATCATTTCGTCCCGCGATTGCGCGACGTCCCGGTGCTGGCGACGCTGATGGACGCAATTCCGCTGGCGCATCCCGAATGGGTGTCCTATCGCTTCAAGCGGCTGAAAAACGAGTTGTGGCGTCGCAGCGTGCGATGGGCGGACCATCTCGTAACGATTTCGGACTTTTCCCGCCAGGAGATCGTGCGCTGGTTCGGGGTAGCGGAAGAGCGTGTGAGCGTGGTGCCGCTCGGTGTGGACGGTCGCTGGTTTGAGCGCCCTACGGCGGAAGCCCGTGACCGGGTGCGTCGGGCGTATTGCTTGCCCGACCGGTTTTTCGTCTTCATCGGAACGCTGCAGCCGCGCAAGAATCTCGAACTCCTGATCGCCGCGCATGGCGCGTTGCCGATTGGGACGCGGCACGAGTTGCCGCTGATCGTGATCGGACGGAACGGCTGGGGCTGCAACGCCTTGGTAGCACGCTTGCGTGCCGGCGAGCATGCGCAGGTGCGCTGGCTGGAGTATGTTGCGGACGAGGACTTGCCGGCATTGCTCGGCCTGGCGAGTGTGATGGTGTTTCCCTCGCTGTACGAGGGCTTCGGCTTGCCGGTGCTCGAGGCTTTTGCGGCAGGCGTGCCGGTGATCGCGTCGACAGCGTCCGCAGTGCCGGAGGTCGCGGGGGACGCGGCGCTGCTGGTGGACTCCTTCGCGGTCACGGACTGGCGTGACGCGATGCTGGCTTTGGCCGGCGCCTCCTCGCTGAGCAATACCCTCCGGGAGCGGGGGAGGCTGCGAGCGCGGACGTTTTCGTGGGAGCAGACTGCATCGGGGATGCGAGCGATCTACGAGCGGATGCTGTAA
- a CDS encoding HIT family protein, with protein METCVFCRIAKGELPASKIFEDDSTLAFMDLQSVNPGHALVVVKPHRANIYELDDDLASAVFRTAARVARAVKKAYGCEGVTLFQANELAGAQTVFHFHIHVLPRWEGDGLALAWPAKNPPREALEEMAAKLRAVI; from the coding sequence ATGGAAACCTGTGTGTTCTGCCGTATCGCCAAAGGCGAGTTGCCGGCGTCGAAGATATTCGAAGACGACTCGACGCTCGCCTTCATGGACCTGCAGTCGGTCAATCCCGGCCATGCGCTGGTGGTCGTGAAGCCGCATCGCGCCAACATCTACGAACTCGACGACGATCTGGCGTCGGCGGTGTTCCGGACGGCGGCACGGGTGGCGCGGGCGGTCAAGAAGGCGTACGGCTGCGAGGGTGTGACGCTGTTCCAGGCGAACGAGTTGGCCGGGGCGCAGACGGTGTTCCATTTCCACATCCACGTGCTGCCGCGCTGGGAAGGCGACGGGCTGGCGCTGGCGTGGCCGGCGAAGAATCCGCCGCGCGAGGCGCTCGAGGAGATGGCGGCAAAGCTGCGCGCGGTGATCTGA
- a CDS encoding carbohydrate kinase family protein has protein sequence MSILVCGSVAYDTIMVFHDRFKSHILPEQIHILNVSFLVPDMRREFGGCAGNIAYNLKLLGADPLIMATVGDDAGPYRERLRKLGLREDHVTHVPDTFTAQAFITTDLDDNQITAFHPGAMNHSHLNRVQDAAGVKLGIVSPDGRDGMLNHASQFAEAGIPFVFDPGQGMPLFSGGELLECLKLARYCTVNDYEAKLLSEKTGRTLAELAEEVEALVVTLGPEGSQIYAEGRCIAIPCVAPDQLVDPTGCGDAYRAGFLYGIANSYDWWRTGRLASVMGAIKIGHRGGQNHAPARNDIAERYAAAFGEALW, from the coding sequence ATGTCCATTCTCGTCTGCGGCTCCGTCGCCTACGACACGATCATGGTCTTTCATGATCGTTTCAAGAGCCACATTCTCCCCGAACAGATCCACATCCTGAACGTGTCGTTCCTCGTGCCCGACATGCGGCGGGAGTTCGGCGGCTGCGCGGGCAACATCGCCTATAACCTCAAGCTGCTCGGCGCCGATCCGCTGATCATGGCGACGGTCGGCGACGATGCGGGACCGTACCGGGAACGGCTGCGCAAGCTCGGCCTGCGCGAGGACCACGTGACGCACGTGCCCGACACATTCACCGCGCAGGCCTTCATCACGACGGATCTGGACGACAACCAGATCACCGCGTTCCATCCGGGGGCGATGAATCATTCGCACCTGAACCGCGTGCAGGACGCCGCGGGCGTGAAGCTCGGCATCGTGTCTCCGGACGGGCGCGACGGCATGCTGAACCACGCGTCGCAGTTCGCCGAGGCGGGGATTCCGTTCGTGTTCGACCCCGGGCAGGGGATGCCGCTGTTTTCCGGCGGCGAGCTGCTGGAATGCCTGAAACTGGCTCGTTACTGCACGGTCAACGACTACGAGGCGAAGTTGCTGAGCGAGAAGACCGGGCGCACGCTCGCCGAACTCGCCGAAGAGGTTGAAGCGCTGGTCGTGACGCTCGGGCCGGAAGGCTCGCAGATCTACGCGGAAGGCCGGTGCATCGCGATTCCCTGTGTCGCGCCCGACCAGCTGGTCGATCCGACCGGCTGCGGCGACGCGTATCGCGCGGGTTTCCTTTACGGCATTGCGAACAGCTACGACTGGTGGCGGACGGGGCGGCTCGCGTCGGTGATGGGGGCGATCAAGATTGGGCACCGCGGCGGGCAGAACCATGCGCCCGCGCGCAACGACATTGCCGAACGGTATGCAGCAGCATTTGGAGAGGCGTTATGGTGA
- a CDS encoding glycine zipper 2TM domain-containing protein, producing MRVNGSKTRSKTQRLALVAALVAALGVTGCASGLGGDAYERGEARRTMVVQYGTVEAVRAVKLEGTKTPVGPLAGAAVGGIAGSGVGGGRGQAIATVIGAVAGGLAGAAVEEGATRQPGVEVTVRLENGQVLAVVQEDGGENFRIGERVRLVRDAGTTRVTR from the coding sequence ATGAGGGTGAATGGCAGTAAAACTCGCAGTAAAACGCAACGGCTCGCGCTGGTCGCGGCATTGGTCGCGGCGCTCGGCGTGACGGGTTGCGCGTCCGGCCTCGGCGGTGACGCTTACGAGCGCGGCGAGGCGCGGCGCACGATGGTCGTCCAGTACGGCACTGTCGAAGCGGTGCGCGCAGTGAAGCTCGAAGGCACGAAGACGCCAGTGGGACCGCTGGCCGGTGCGGCGGTCGGCGGGATAGCAGGCAGCGGCGTCGGCGGCGGGCGCGGACAGGCGATCGCGACGGTGATCGGTGCGGTGGCGGGCGGTCTGGCGGGCGCTGCGGTAGAGGAAGGCGCGACGCGCCAGCCGGGCGTCGAAGTCACCGTGCGGCTCGAGAACGGCCAGGTGCTTGCGGTGGTGCAGGAGGACGGCGGCGAGAACTTCCGCATCGGCGAACGCGTTCGCCTGGTGCGGGACGCGGGCACGACGCGGGTCACGCGCTGA
- a CDS encoding GSU2403 family nucleotidyltransferase fold protein, whose amino-acid sequence MKALDHQQQLFMVESDQLYRTWIEALRHARSYRYGMRWVSSKGRQYLVRRHDARGNGKSLGPRNTETEATFAAFAEGKARADARLQQLSRRMKEQARLNKAARLGRLPTIVGEVLLALAASNVARDFCVVGTHAIHGYEAMAGVHCQMELLASGDVDLLYDPRRRLALVTDKLEGHGLLGLLQKVDASFERLPDTRFRAANSNGFTVDLIIPERELQITEAVTFGADDLVAVEVPNLHWLVNAPKLDVVAIAANGAPVMMRVPDPRAFALHKAWLSQQPDREPVKKRRDRAQAVMVAALVQTHLPALPFDTASLKFFSVDMLARARSAIEQDSDIRLPGIDF is encoded by the coding sequence ATGAAGGCGCTTGATCATCAGCAACAGCTCTTCATGGTCGAATCCGACCAACTTTACCGTACGTGGATCGAAGCGCTCAGGCACGCCCGCTCCTATCGCTACGGCATGCGCTGGGTGTCGTCGAAAGGGCGGCAATACCTCGTGCGACGACACGACGCACGCGGCAATGGCAAGTCGCTCGGCCCACGCAACACCGAAACAGAAGCCACCTTTGCCGCGTTTGCCGAAGGCAAGGCGCGCGCCGATGCGCGTTTGCAGCAGTTGTCGCGACGCATGAAGGAACAGGCCCGGTTAAACAAGGCCGCCCGGCTGGGCCGGCTGCCGACCATCGTCGGCGAGGTATTGCTGGCGCTGGCAGCCTCGAATGTGGCGCGGGATTTCTGCGTGGTCGGCACACACGCGATTCACGGTTACGAGGCCATGGCCGGTGTGCACTGCCAGATGGAGTTGCTGGCGTCGGGCGATGTGGACCTCCTTTACGACCCGCGTCGACGACTTGCCCTCGTGACGGACAAACTGGAGGGTCACGGCCTGCTGGGCCTGCTGCAGAAGGTCGACGCCAGCTTCGAAAGGCTGCCGGACACCCGCTTTCGCGCTGCCAACAGCAATGGTTTCACGGTCGATCTCATCATCCCCGAACGCGAATTGCAGATCACGGAGGCCGTCACCTTCGGCGCCGACGATCTCGTCGCGGTCGAAGTCCCCAACCTGCACTGGCTCGTCAATGCACCAAAGCTGGACGTGGTCGCCATCGCCGCCAATGGCGCACCGGTAATGATGCGCGTCCCCGACCCGCGCGCCTTCGCCCTGCACAAGGCCTGGCTATCGCAGCAACCGGACCGCGAACCGGTCAAGAAGCGCCGCGACCGTGCACAAGCCGTGATGGTTGCGGCACTGGTGCAGACCCACCTGCCGGCGCTGCCCTTCGACACCGCCAGTCTCAAATTCTTCAGCGTCGACATGCTCGCCCGCGCGCGCAGCGCCATCGAGCAGGATTCAGACATCCGACTACCTGGAATCGATTTTTAG
- a CDS encoding diacylglycerol kinase, translating to MQHRSPDTRQSPFKGKTGLLRIWNALRYSFAGLRAALEHEDAFRQECLLAAVLVPLALFMPASGAGKALLVGSVLLLLIVELVNSAIEATVDRVSLEHHLLAKRAKDIGSAAVLLALVNLAIVWGLVIFG from the coding sequence ATGCAACATCGCTCCCCGGACACCCGCCAAAGCCCGTTCAAAGGCAAGACCGGCCTGCTACGGATCTGGAACGCCCTTCGCTACTCGTTCGCCGGACTGCGCGCCGCGCTCGAACATGAAGACGCGTTTCGCCAGGAATGCCTGCTGGCCGCCGTACTGGTCCCGCTCGCGCTCTTCATGCCGGCCAGCGGTGCGGGCAAAGCGCTGCTCGTCGGCAGCGTGCTGCTGCTGCTGATCGTCGAACTCGTCAACTCCGCGATCGAAGCGACCGTCGATCGCGTATCGCTGGAGCATCACCTGTTGGCCAAGCGAGCGAAAGACATCGGCAGCGCGGCGGTGCTGCTCGCGCTGGTCAATCTCGCGATAGTCTGGGGACTGGTGATCTTCGGTTGA
- a CDS encoding DUF3426 domain-containing protein: MFARCPACQTVFRVQPEQLRVHQGEVRCGRCYASFNALDRVLHVAPAASAPATHVPQSPATAAPRTPESVPDRDDRFFILDDPPSAPAVTQQGADDRTETGTGPGAATGREAEIKIPQLDDFSDSLDFEIPETFLTSRPVAAQPPVHSAQSWPRQGGYETLDAFDKFVDRPQPPFDAAGDGDRGESEAAATFIPEPFEPWDHHEPVLPGDGHFSIATGDTAAEDDPLPPIRRARTGGIAPQPLDAPAAPASATLPARQDDDDEPPAGHASSRAQAADEANEGEHLDATYGPPASSGKRWLPGLGVGILLGALAVQSVFVFRDDITRRWPQLRPAYLSACAHLKCTLPLPRVAGAISIEASELQSEPGRAARFVLNATIRNRAPHPQAYPHLELTLTDVQDQPLVRRVLGPAQWLPAGLLEQGGAERSFDAGRDIVVQLPFEAPGVEATGYRVYAFYP, encoded by the coding sequence ATGTTCGCGCGCTGCCCGGCCTGCCAGACGGTATTCCGGGTGCAGCCGGAGCAGTTGCGCGTGCATCAGGGCGAGGTCCGCTGCGGACGCTGCTACGCGTCGTTCAACGCGCTCGATCGCGTGCTGCACGTCGCGCCCGCAGCATCGGCACCCGCCACACACGTGCCCCAATCGCCCGCTACCGCAGCGCCCCGCACCCCCGAATCGGTTCCGGACCGCGACGACCGCTTCTTCATCCTCGACGACCCACCTTCGGCCCCTGCGGTGACACAACAGGGTGCTGATGACCGAACAGAAACAGGAACCGGGCCGGGTGCCGCCACCGGGCGGGAGGCCGAAATCAAAATCCCGCAGCTCGACGATTTCAGCGACAGCCTGGATTTCGAGATCCCGGAAACTTTCCTGACCTCCCGCCCAGTCGCCGCGCAGCCGCCCGTACATTCCGCGCAGTCGTGGCCCCGGCAAGGCGGTTACGAGACGCTTGACGCGTTTGACAAGTTCGTCGACCGCCCGCAGCCCCCGTTCGACGCCGCCGGCGACGGAGACCGGGGCGAGTCCGAAGCCGCTGCGACATTCATCCCGGAGCCGTTCGAACCATGGGATCACCACGAGCCCGTCCTGCCGGGCGACGGGCATTTTTCCATCGCAACGGGCGACACGGCCGCCGAAGATGACCCCCTGCCGCCGATCCGGCGCGCGCGCACCGGCGGCATCGCGCCGCAACCGCTCGACGCCCCCGCTGCGCCCGCAAGCGCGACGCTACCGGCGCGCCAGGATGACGATGACGAACCGCCGGCCGGACACGCTTCCTCCCGCGCCCAGGCAGCCGATGAGGCGAACGAGGGCGAGCATCTCGACGCGACCTACGGCCCACCGGCTTCGTCCGGCAAGCGCTGGCTGCCCGGCTTGGGAGTCGGCATCCTGCTGGGCGCGCTGGCGGTGCAGAGCGTCTTTGTCTTCCGTGACGACATCACCCGCAGGTGGCCGCAGTTGCGCCCGGCCTACCTCTCCGCGTGCGCGCACCTGAAATGCACGCTGCCGCTGCCGCGCGTCGCCGGCGCGATCAGCATCGAAGCCTCGGAGCTGCAATCCGAGCCCGGCCGCGCCGCGCGCTTTGTGCTGAACGCGACGATCCGGAACCGCGCCCCCCACCCTCAGGCCTATCCGCATCTCGAACTGACGCTGACCGACGTCCAGGACCAGCCGCTCGTGCGCCGCGTGCTGGGGCCGGCGCAATGGCTCCCCGCCGGCCTCCTCGAACAGGGAGGCGCCGAACGCAGCTTCGACGCCGGACGCGACATCGTCGTGCAATTGCCGTTCGAGGCCCCGGGCGTCGAGGCCACCGGCTACCGGGTCTATGCTTTCTATCCGTGA
- the prmA gene encoding 50S ribosomal protein L11 methyltransferase, with protein MWISVTLQAEAHKAEALSEALMDAGALSISIEDADAGTDAEKPQFGEPGHHPVGLWDHSRVIALFDADADLTVALARAAADAGFDAVPPFTLEEIAEQNWVQLTQSQFEPIRVTDRMWIVPSWHAAPDPAAINIELDPGMAFGTGSHPTTRLCLEWLCDAVQPGDSVLDYGCGSGILGIAAVRLGAGDVLGIDIDDKALDAARDNAGRNHVALRLQHSRQPLDARFDVVVANILTNPLCVLAPLLAARVAPGGRIALSGVLETQTEQVIAAYAPFLPLRVGAVHEGWARLESGSPRQTGSQ; from the coding sequence ATGTGGATCTCGGTAACCCTGCAGGCCGAAGCGCACAAGGCCGAAGCGCTGTCCGAGGCGCTGATGGACGCCGGCGCGCTGTCGATCAGCATCGAGGACGCCGACGCCGGCACCGACGCCGAGAAGCCGCAGTTCGGCGAACCCGGGCATCATCCGGTCGGGCTGTGGGATCACAGCCGCGTCATCGCGCTGTTCGATGCCGACGCCGACCTCACCGTCGCGCTCGCCCGCGCGGCGGCCGACGCCGGCTTCGATGCGGTGCCGCCTTTCACGCTCGAAGAGATCGCCGAGCAGAACTGGGTGCAGCTCACCCAAAGCCAGTTCGAGCCGATCCGCGTCACCGATCGGATGTGGATCGTGCCGTCGTGGCACGCCGCGCCCGACCCGGCGGCGATCAACATCGAGCTCGATCCCGGCATGGCTTTCGGCACCGGCTCGCATCCGACGACGCGCCTGTGCCTGGAGTGGCTGTGCGACGCGGTGCAGCCGGGCGACAGCGTGCTCGACTACGGCTGCGGCTCGGGCATTCTCGGCATCGCGGCAGTGCGCCTCGGGGCGGGCGACGTGCTCGGCATCGACATCGACGACAAAGCGCTCGACGCCGCGCGCGACAATGCCGGGCGCAACCACGTCGCGCTGCGGCTGCAGCACTCCCGCCAGCCACTCGACGCGCGCTTCGACGTCGTCGTCGCCAACATCCTGACGAATCCGCTGTGCGTGCTGGCGCCGCTGCTCGCGGCCCGCGTCGCTCCCGGCGGCAGGATCGCGCTGTCCGGCGTGCTCGAGACGCAGACCGAACAGGTGATCGCGGCATACGCACCGTTCCTGCCGCTGCGCGTTGGTGCAGTACATGAAGGCTGGGCGCGGCTCGAAAGCGGCTCTCCGCGACAAACCGGGAGCCAGTGA
- the accC gene encoding acetyl-CoA carboxylase biotin carboxylase subunit, which translates to MFEKILIANRGEIALRVLRACRELGIRTVAVHSVADTEAKYVKLADESVCIGPAQSALSYLNVPAIISAAEVTDAEAIHPGYGFLSENADFAERVEQSGFVFIGPRSDTIRLMGDKVSAKDAMKAAGVPCVPGSEGALPEEPKEIVKIARAVGYPVIIKAAGGGGGRGMRVVHTEAALLNAVATTRAEAEAAFGNPIVYMEKFLENPRHIEIQVLADEHGNAVYLGERDCSMQRRHQKVIEEAPAPGIDRKAIAKVGERCAEACRTIGYRGAGTFEFLYENDEFYFIEMNTRVQVEHPVTEMITGIDIVQAQIRIAAGEKLWFRQRHVEFHGHAIECRINAEDPFKFTPCPGKITNWHTPGGPGIRVDSHVYNGYTIPSHYDSMIGKLIAFGDTREQAIRRMRIALSEMAVEGIKTNVPLHQELMLDARFVEGGTSIHYLEHKLAERNEVKNLA; encoded by the coding sequence ATGTTTGAAAAGATCCTGATCGCCAACCGCGGCGAAATCGCACTGCGTGTGCTGCGCGCGTGCCGCGAGCTGGGCATCCGCACCGTCGCAGTGCACTCGGTCGCGGACACCGAAGCGAAGTACGTCAAGCTCGCCGACGAGTCGGTGTGCATCGGCCCGGCGCAGTCGGCGCTGAGCTACCTGAATGTCCCCGCGATCATCTCGGCGGCCGAAGTCACCGACGCCGAAGCCATCCATCCGGGCTACGGTTTCCTGTCCGAGAACGCCGACTTCGCCGAACGCGTCGAGCAGTCCGGCTTCGTCTTCATCGGCCCGCGTTCCGACACGATCCGGCTGATGGGCGACAAGGTCAGCGCCAAGGATGCGATGAAGGCCGCCGGCGTGCCATGCGTACCGGGTTCGGAAGGCGCGCTGCCCGAGGAGCCGAAGGAGATCGTCAAGATCGCCCGCGCCGTCGGCTACCCTGTCATCATCAAGGCGGCCGGCGGCGGCGGCGGTCGCGGGATGCGGGTCGTCCACACCGAGGCGGCGCTGCTCAACGCGGTCGCGACGACGCGCGCCGAAGCCGAAGCGGCGTTCGGCAACCCGATCGTCTATATGGAAAAATTCCTCGAGAACCCGCGTCACATCGAGATCCAGGTGCTCGCCGACGAACACGGCAACGCGGTCTATCTCGGCGAACGCGACTGCTCGATGCAGCGCCGCCACCAGAAAGTCATCGAGGAAGCTCCCGCGCCGGGCATCGACCGCAAGGCCATCGCGAAAGTCGGCGAGCGCTGCGCCGAAGCCTGCCGCACGATCGGTTACCGCGGCGCGGGCACGTTCGAGTTCCTCTACGAGAACGACGAGTTCTACTTCATCGAGATGAACACGCGCGTGCAGGTCGAGCATCCCGTCACCGAGATGATCACCGGCATCGACATCGTGCAGGCGCAGATCCGCATCGCGGCCGGCGAAAAGCTGTGGTTCCGCCAGCGTCACGTCGAATTCCACGGCCACGCGATCGAGTGCCGCATCAACGCCGAGGATCCGTTCAAATTCACTCCCTGCCCGGGAAAGATCACAAACTGGCACACGCCGGGCGGACCCGGCATCCGCGTCGATTCGCACGTCTATAACGGCTACACGATCCCGTCGCATTACGATTCGATGATCGGCAAGCTGATCGCGTTCGGCGACACGCGCGAACAGGCGATCCGGCGGATGCGGATCGCGCTGTCGGAAATGGCGGTCGAAGGCATCAAGACGAACGTGCCGCTGCACCAGGAGCTGATGCTCGATGCACGCTTCGTCGAGGGCGGCACGAGCATCCATTACCTGGAGCACAAGCTCGCCGAACGCAACGAAGTCAAGAACCTTGCCTGA
- the accB gene encoding acetyl-CoA carboxylase biotin carboxyl carrier protein, with protein MDLRKLKKLIDLVQESGISELEVTEGEEKVRIAKHSTAPVSNYLTQMPASVPQFAAPAPAIVLTPPVDDVPEGMVVKSPMVGTFYRASAPGAKPLVDVGQTVAVGDRLCIIEAMKLMNEIESEFAGTVKAVLVENGQPVEYGQPLFIIA; from the coding sequence ATGGATCTGCGCAAGCTGAAGAAGTTGATCGACCTCGTCCAGGAGTCGGGCATTTCCGAACTGGAAGTCACCGAGGGCGAAGAGAAGGTCCGTATCGCCAAACACAGCACCGCCCCCGTTTCGAACTACCTCACGCAGATGCCGGCGAGCGTGCCGCAATTTGCGGCCCCGGCCCCGGCGATCGTGCTCACTCCGCCCGTCGATGACGTACCCGAAGGCATGGTCGTGAAATCGCCGATGGTCGGCACGTTCTATCGCGCCTCGGCGCCGGGCGCGAAACCCCTCGTCGATGTCGGCCAGACCGTCGCAGTCGGCGACCGCCTGTGCATCATCGAAGCGATGAAGCTGATGAACGAGATCGAATCCGAGTTCGCCGGCACGGTGAAGGCGGTCCTCGTCGAAAACGGCCAGCCGGTCGAATACGGCCAGCCGCTGTTCATCATCGCCTGA
- the aroQ gene encoding type II 3-dehydroquinate dehydratase, translated as MTRQKRSKNPDAAPPPQPRILVLHGPNLNLLGTREPDVYGRTTLADIHSAMEARGRAEGVLVESFQSNHEGQLIDRVQASPLEEISFIILNPAAYAHTSVALRDALLAVAIPYVEVHLSNIHARDAFRHHSYFSDCAAGVICGLGPYGYLAALEYALSQLRKP; from the coding sequence ATGACGCGCCAAAAACGCAGTAAAAACCCAGATGCCGCGCCCCCGCCGCAGCCCCGGATCCTGGTCCTGCACGGGCCAAACCTCAACCTTCTCGGCACCCGCGAGCCCGATGTCTACGGCCGCACGACGCTTGCCGACATCCATTCCGCGATGGAAGCCCGCGGGCGCGCCGAAGGCGTCCTGGTCGAGTCGTTCCAGAGCAACCACGAAGGCCAGCTGATCGACCGGGTGCAGGCGTCTCCGCTGGAAGAGATCAGCTTCATCATCCTCAATCCGGCCGCTTACGCCCATACCAGCGTCGCGCTGCGCGACGCCCTCCTCGCGGTCGCGATCCCGTACGTCGAGGTGCATCTTTCCAACATTCATGCCCGTGACGCCTTCCGGCATCACTCCTATTTTTCCGACTGTGCAGCCGGCGTGATCTGCGGACTGGGCCCGTACGGCTACCTGGCCGCGCTCGAATACGCGCTCTCGCAGCTCCGGAAACCCTGA
- a CDS encoding TlpA family protein disulfide reductase: protein MKRVGGRHLIVVAVAVLAAVAGFLVSRGTSDPAPAAQVDPAAGNAILALALPDSHGELQALQQWHGRVLVVNFWATWCPPCLTEIPDFAAVSRGFADSPVQFVGLAIDKAESVRKFGAEHDVPYPLLIGTQQTLGLTTALGNAVQALPYTIIFDRTGKIAHIKLGTLNRTELEGKIRALLGE from the coding sequence ATGAAGCGGGTCGGCGGGCGTCACCTCATCGTCGTCGCCGTCGCGGTGCTCGCCGCGGTGGCCGGTTTCCTGGTTTCTCGCGGCACATCCGATCCGGCCCCCGCCGCACAGGTCGATCCGGCGGCCGGGAACGCGATTCTCGCGCTGGCGCTGCCCGATTCGCACGGCGAACTGCAGGCGCTGCAGCAATGGCACGGCCGGGTGCTGGTGGTCAACTTCTGGGCGACGTGGTGCCCGCCGTGCCTGACCGAGATTCCGGACTTTGCCGCGGTCAGCCGCGGCTTTGCCGATTCCCCGGTCCAGTTCGTCGGCCTCGCCATCGACAAGGCCGAGAGCGTGCGAAAATTCGGCGCGGAGCACGACGTCCCGTATCCGCTCTTGATCGGCACGCAGCAAACGCTGGGGCTGACCACCGCGCTCGGAAACGCCGTACAGGCGCTGCCCTACACGATCATCTTCGACCGCACCGGGAAGATCGCACACATCAAGCTCGGCACCTTGAATCGCACTGAACTAGAAGGCAAAATCCGCGCACTCCTCGGCGAGTAA